The following proteins are encoded in a genomic region of Fusarium oxysporum f. sp. lycopersici 4287 chromosome 1, whole genome shotgun sequence:
- a CDS encoding protoporphyrinogen oxidase, whose protein sequence is MSRRRAESTAVALLSSPAKSHLQLPLRRLDGIRSLSTSSALTRRRPIVACNYTQSFNNGRTFVSQAKDANIAVLGGGLTGLTAAYYLAKKLPSTAKITLYESSDRLGGWIKTDRVPVDIEGKSGTVSFERGARSLSSLVGNTFRFDDLVLYDLALDLGLVINSPSQKPRYIYYPDHLVPMPPNVSLFDIFREPLYLESIGASLGLGINSLRKRYLPSKDYSVSEWLYAVSNSRKGAGTLASAMMHGIYGGDIDKLSARCVLDRVYWGWYLPNPGLSARPMPVAEQTLLETLGQDKQIQKMALEPRSVLVDFGDKGMESLPQALSAALREQPNVTIKTGEVVQDVVYNKANQQVHITSSDAKNKPKHNSKVYDKVISTLSAQDIARLAGDKLPSLSTAHSVSVMTVNIWFPQENLKPPGFGYLIPNSVAPELNPEHALGVFFDSDVQTRSKDEPAGTKLFVLMGGHYYDRPDVTPPTEEEAISQARNLLERHLGIPRGVPAYATANFARECIPQHYVGHQDRLRAAHTELTQNFGGRLAVAGGSFTRIGAVASLRAGYDAAAAAKEGLEATGLEYLNDIQQFAVVATSQIPVRHFK, encoded by the exons ATGAGTCGCCGTCGAGCAGAATCTACGGCTGTAGCTCTCCTGAGCTCACCAGCGAAATCTCACCTCCAACTGCCCCTCCGACGTCTTGATGGCATCCGCAGCCTCAGCACAAGCTCGGCACTGACTCGGCGACGACCCATTGTCGCGTGCAATTACACACAGTCCTTCAACAATGGACGGACATTTGTTTCGCAGGCGAAGGACGCGAATATTGCAGTCTTGGGAGGTGGATTGACGGGTCTCACGGCGGCATACTACCTCGCAAAGAAACTCCCCTCGACGGCCAAGATTACATTATACGAATCGAGCGATAGATTGGGAGGATGGATCAAGACAGATAGAGTACCGGTTGATATTGAGGGGAAGAGCGGTACCGTATCTTTTGAGCGCGGTGCTCGGTCGTTGTCTTCTCTAGTTGGCAACACATTTCGCTTCGATGACCTTGTTCTCTACGATCTG GCTCTCGATCTTGGACTCGTTATCAACTCGCCTAGTCAAAAGCCACGATATATCTACTACCCAGACCATCTCGTTCCCATGCCCCCCAATGTTAGCCTCTTCGATATCTTCCGTGAGCCGCTCTACCTTGAGAGCATCGGTGCCAGTCTCGGACTCGGTATCAACTCTTTGCGCAAGAGATATCTCCCTTCCAAGGATTACTCTGTATCTGAATGGCTCTACGCCGTGAGCAACAGCCGAAAGGGCGCAGGTACCTTGGCTTCAGCCATGATGCATGGTATATATGGCGGTGATATCGACAAGCTGAGCGCTCGCTGTGTTTTAGATCGCGTGTATTGGGGCTGGTACCTGCCAAACCCCGGCCTGTCGGCGCGCCCTATGCCTGTGGCTGAGCAGACTCTCCTCGAAACTCTGGGCCAGGACAAGCAGATTCAGAAGATGGCACTGGAGCCAAGGAGTGTGCTGGTGGACTTTGGCGACAAGGGCATGGAGTCGCTGCCGCAAGCTCTATCTGCTGCCCTACGGGAGCAACCGAATGTCACTATAAAAACTGGCGAGGTCGTGCAGGATGTCgtttataataaagctaacCAGCAAGTTCAT ATTACCAGTTCCGAcgccaagaacaagcccAAGCACAACTCCAAGGTATACGATAAGGTCATCTCAACGCTATCTGCACAAGATATTGCTCGTCTCGCAGGAGACAAACTCCCTTCGCTCTCAACAGCACACTCCGTCTCTGTCATGACTGTCAACATCTGGTTCCCTCAAGAAAATCTTAAGCCTCCTGGTTTCGGTTATCTTATCCCCAACTCCGTGGCCCCTGAGCTTAACCCTGAGCACGCTCTCGGTGTCTTCTTTGATTCTGACGTTCAGACTCGCTCCAAGGATGAGCCTGCTGGTACCAAgctcttcgtcctcatgggCGGCCACTACTACGATCGTCCTGATGTCACCCCCCCtactgaggaagaggccatTTCCCAAGCTCGCAATCTACTCGAGCGTCATCTCGGCATCCCGCGCGGTGTTCCAGCTTATGCCACAGCCAATTTTGCTAGAGAGTGCATCCCTCAGCACTACGTTGGCCACCAGGATCGCCTGCGCGCTGCGCACACCGAGTTAACACAGAACTTTGGCGGGCGTCTTGCTGTCGCTGGTGGTTCCTTCACTCGCATTGGTGCTGTTGCCAGCCTGCGCGCTGGCTATGATGCTGCCGCCGCGGCGAAGGAGGGCCTTGAAGCTACGGGCCTGGAGTATCTTAACGACATTCAGCAATTTGCTGTCGTTGCGACTTCACAGATCCCTGTACGGCATTTTAAGTAG